In Actinomadura luteofluorescens, the sequence CCGACGCCGCCCGTGCCGATCGCGCCGCCGAACACGTACCGGAAGATGAGCAGGAACGCGACGCTCTGCACGAGGCCCATCACGATGATCTGAGGCGTCCGCAGCGTCCGCCGCACCCCTCGCTGAGCGACCACCCACGCCGCCGCCGCGAACCCCGTCCCACCGTCCACCGAAGTCACCGCCATGCCCCCTCACAACGCCACCGCCCGCTCCCGCGCCCCTGTGGGGTGACGGCCTCCGGCAGGGGTGGGCAGGCCGTACTTGAGCCCGTTCTCTGCATTGGCCGTTCTCGCCGGGTGGCGGCCCTGGAGGGGGGCTTGCACAGTGCGGCCGTGGTGTTCATGTGGGGGCCTTGTCCGGGGTGGTGGTGAGGGTCAGGAAGACCTCGTCGAGGGTGGGGCGGCGCAGGGTGATGTCCTCGATGGGGACGTGGTGGTCGGCCAGGGCCCGGACGGCTTTCAGGAGGTCGTCGGGGCCGTTGCCGGCGGGCATCGTCACCAGGAGGGACGACGGGTCGGTGTGGACGGGGGCGAGCGGCTCCAGGGCGCGGGCGGCGGGCGCCAGCGCGGCGCGGTCGCGGACGTGGACCTCGACCAGGTCGCCGCCGATCCGCGACTTCAGCTCCCGGGGGGTGCCCTCGGCCGCCACCCGGCCCCCGTCGATGATCACGACGCGGTCGGCGAGGCGGTCGGCCTCGTCCAGGTACTGGGTGGTGAGCAGGACGTTCGCGCCGTCCGCCACCAGCGCGCCGATGGCGTCCCAGAGTTCGATGCGGCCGCGCGGGTCGAGGCCGGTGGTGGGCTCGTCCAGCAGCAGCAGCCGGGGCGCGCCGACCAGGCTCGCGCCGAGGTCGAGGCGGCGGCGCGTCCCGCCCGAGTAGGTGCGGACGAGGCGGTCGGCCACCTCGTCCAGGGACAGCCGCGCGAGCACCGCGGCGGCGCTCGCGCGGGCGGTCCGGCGGTTCTGGCCGAACAGGCG encodes:
- a CDS encoding ATP-binding cassette domain-containing protein, which encodes MTPVVEASGLVKRFGDVRALDGLDLVAEPGRVVALLGPNGAGKTTFVRSVATLVRPDGGTLRVDGVDAARDPARVRRLIGLAGQYAAVEAAMTGRENLEMVARLFGQNRRTARASAAAVLARLSLDEVADRLVRTYSGGTRRRLDLGASLVGAPRLLLLDEPTTGLDPRGRIELWDAIGALVADGANVLLTTQYLDEADRLADRVVIIDGGRVAAEGTPRELKSRIGGDLVEVHVRDRAALAPAARALEPLAPVHTDPSSLLVTMPAGNGPDDLLKAVRALADHHVPIEDITLRRPTLDEVFLTLTTTPDKAPT